The genomic interval GTTCCGATATGGGTTCAGAGTCCGATTGTTGCACGGCGGCTTGCACTCTGTCTGAAATGTTGGTCGTTGAATGTAATGGCAGAGACTCTTCGACTGAGGGGCCTGATCCAGGTTCGGAgtccgagtccgagtcggaCATCAATGTCACTATTCTTCGAATGCTGCTCATTGTCGCGAATTTGGGTGAAACGAAGGATGAAGGTCGGCAAAAGTCAAAGGGTGAGTTCGATTCTCCTATACACAAAACGAGAGGGCAAGCCTGGAACACGGCAGCAATTGCTCCAGTTCGGGCTCAAGCATTAGTACCCGACGATGAGGCTGTAGTTGACACTCTCCCAGACACTCGAGCCAATTATGATCGAAGCCTCCATGTTGTGCAAGTTTGCACATGCAAGACAGCATCCTTATCTATCCAGAGAGCAGGAGTTATCCATGTATCTGATTTCAGTCTAGCTAGAACTGCAAGACTTACGGCGTCGGAGTGAGGCCCATATGATGCCGGACTGTCCCTTCCCGTTATTATCTGGAATGTACACGGATTTAGGTTGTTCCGCCTGCTCGAAAGCCTGACCGGCAACTGCCTATCAGCGTTGTCAAGCACCGCCACAATCTTTTGCTCCCCAGGAAATGGTAGTCCCAGACCGCGATTATCATTGCGGCCTATCGCATATAACCCCGCACATAGTTTCTCCGTGGGACGTCCAtggccttgacctcctcatTCGATAGACAGACCCATCCCAACTTGACCGCCACCATGTCGTCACCCGATGATATAAACGACACGCTGTCCTTAGTGTCATCATTCTACGGCCCTGGAAACATCAGCTGCTGGCTACTCACCATCGCTGCCGTGCTCGTGACATGGACGCTCAACCCGAGATCCCGCCAACAGGACACTATCACCCTGGACTTCATGGCCGCCCTCGCGATTCCATCAATCGCAGCCGGGCATTTGTTCTACCTTGTTTTCTCCCGTCAAAGCCAGGATGAGCTAGGCGAGGAAGCACCATTTATCGACGGGGCCAATTTATTTACAAGCTCGTCACAAACAGCCATCCGGTATGCTGCCGCAGTAGAAGCGCCGCTCAATGTGTGTGAAACCTTCTCCAGTGTGGCTCTTACGATGTTTGTAACAGCGGCATGGAACGGGGGACGTCGCAGAGCTTtcgctgtggtggttgccggCCTATTGGCATTTTCTACCGAGATCAGTCTCTTCATTCAGACTGCTGGCATCGAAGCAGCTACGTCGAATCTTGGCCGCCCATTCTTGTTCAACTCTCTTGTGACAATGGTTGTAATCATTGTCATGTtgaccttcttcctcgtGGTGCTGCTGATAATCGGTATGATGGCTGTCGACTTTAGACTCCGGAGACTTGTTGCTATTAGCGACGCAACCCGTACAGAAATGGAACAGACATTGAGCCTGAAGATAGCAAACGCACAACGAGTAGAGAGGCTCACGATGTGGCTTGCGATTATTCCTTCAGCAGTGTTTGCGCCGAGTAGCTTGATGGTCGCAATACTATCAGCCACCGGATGGCTTGAGGAGACAACATACATCGCTGATGAGCATGGAAAAACGAAGTTGTTATTCTTCATACCAAGAAGCATGGCCACTATTACCGAGTTGGACCAGGCGGTTTCCTTGGCTATAGGTATCTTGACGCTTTGCTTCAGCCTTTGGGATGCACTGAGGGTGCAATGGCAAGCTGACATAGAGAACGGGGGTTAATCGTGAGGATCTAGCGAGTGGTCAAGGACTGACTGTCAGGAGCACACTCATGAGTAGCACGGCAGGAAGACAGTTTTTAGAAAGAAACATGATATAAAAATGAGACATCTCGCCCGCCCCAATATGCCCAACATAGGTGCCTTCTGCCTCCTGGAAAGCCTGAACAGTGGTTGTCCTATCACAGAGTGCGATGACCGCCGCCGCATGGTACCTGCTTTTGCCCATCTTGTCACCGTACCCTTTCTAAGTCTAAACTCGCCATACGATGTCTTCCCTGCCAAACACTGATGAGTTCTCCGACATCTCATCCCTCTACGCCCAGGCAACATCGGATCCTGGTACTGCCTCCTAGCCTCCGTTACCATCACCTGGctcttcaaccacaaccaacgCGGCAAAGACACCTTAACCAACGATCTAATCGCAGCCCTTGCCTTCCAGCCGTGGCATCAGGCCACGTGTTgcacctcatcctctcccaaccACCCTACCGATGGGAACAATACGGCTGCTCTGACGAGTCACTTCAATTTCGCATGTGGCTTGCGTGTCCCCACGACTTTGACACCGCGAGCATCAACCAGTACCACCGGGCGGTAGAAGCACCCCCGGCTGTGTGTAACCAGTTTGTTCAACTGGGAATCATTCTCTGGTTTGCAGCTGCTGGGGCACGTCGGCCTTGGAGCGCGTCTTGGATCTTTTGCGTATGGCTGCTGACCATGTGGACGGAGTCGGTCATGTTGCTGAAGGGGGGTGTTCGGCTATTTTTCTACTACGTTCTGATGTCAACAGCGTTTGCATGCTCGTCACTTTGGCTGCATATCGTCAACAAGTTTGCATGGGGAATGAGAGGGGATGGTTCGTCAAGTCGCATCATCCCAGCGCATCGACTGGATATGTCTCGACTTTTAGACGCTGGCAAGATCGGCGGTTTCCTGATTTGACCTTTCAGTAAATTCTTGACTCGGGTTAAGGATGTTGTCCTGCCGG from Podospora pseudoanserina strain CBS 124.78 chromosome 6, whole genome shotgun sequence carries:
- a CDS encoding hypothetical protein (EggNog:ENOG503PFJ2), with the translated sequence MALTSSFDRQTHPNLTATMSSPDDINDTLSLVSSFYGPGNISCWLLTIAAVLVTWTLNPRSRQQDTITLDFMAALAIPSIAAGHLFYLVFSRQSQDELGEEAPFIDGANLFTSSSQTAIRYAAAVEAPLNVCETFSSVALTMFVTAAWNGGRRRAFAVVVAGLLAFSTEISLFIQTAGIEAATSNLGRPFLFNSLVTMVVIIVMLTFFLVVLLIIGMMAVDFRLRRLVAISDATRTEMEQTLSLKIANAQRVERLTMWLAIIPSAVFAPSSLMVAILSATGWLEETTYIADEHGKTKLLFFIPRSMATITELDQAVSLAIGILTLCFSLWDALRVQWQADIENGG